The bacterium genome has a window encoding:
- a CDS encoding prolipoprotein diacylglyceryl transferase family protein: MIETFIVVMMAFCLLALFAWSFHHLPAEKWQILATFPTHRDEKGTWRGVNLTYYGFFNALGVAAAVAVTIFLAGTAGLPLTHLIAVIVAILTVCIPASKIINRMVEGHWHGFTIGGASFAGMVVGPWLAWGIAHLGQNAGGGSQATLFVLAAIATAYALGEGIGRLACISFGCCYGRPLAKAPAWLQTLFSHWAFVFEGPLKKSSYAHGFDGQRLIPVQALTAIISSAAGLMGVALFLAGRPMLAYVLPILITQLWRFVSEFLRADYRGAGRISAYQWMALGGVVYTATFSLLWPHTPRPVLDVTHGLALLWTPGAILLIEALAVIVFVRMGISTVTSARITFDLRRQKP; this comes from the coding sequence ATGATTGAGACCTTTATTGTGGTGATGATGGCATTCTGCCTGCTGGCCCTTTTCGCCTGGTCATTTCACCACCTGCCGGCAGAGAAATGGCAGATACTGGCGACGTTCCCAACACACCGGGACGAGAAAGGAACCTGGCGCGGCGTTAACCTGACCTATTATGGTTTTTTCAATGCCTTGGGTGTTGCCGCCGCAGTGGCCGTAACGATTTTTCTGGCAGGCACGGCGGGATTACCCCTGACACATTTGATAGCGGTCATCGTGGCGATCCTGACGGTCTGTATTCCCGCCTCAAAAATAATTAACCGCATGGTGGAAGGCCATTGGCATGGATTCACGATTGGCGGCGCCTCGTTTGCCGGGATGGTGGTGGGCCCCTGGCTGGCCTGGGGAATCGCACACCTGGGACAAAACGCGGGAGGGGGCTCACAAGCGACCCTTTTTGTGCTGGCAGCCATCGCCACGGCCTATGCCCTGGGCGAGGGGATTGGCCGACTTGCCTGCATCAGTTTCGGCTGTTGCTATGGCCGCCCCTTGGCGAAGGCGCCTGCCTGGCTTCAGACGCTGTTCAGTCACTGGGCTTTCGTATTTGAGGGGCCCTTGAAGAAATCCTCTTATGCGCACGGATTTGATGGACAACGGCTTATTCCCGTACAGGCCCTCACCGCCATCATCTCAAGCGCAGCAGGGCTGATGGGCGTGGCCCTGTTTCTGGCTGGCCGACCGATGCTGGCCTACGTTCTGCCAATCCTGATCACACAGCTCTGGCGGTTTGTGTCGGAGTTTCTGAGGGCCGACTACCGGGGCGCCGGTCGGATTTCGGCCTATCAGTGGATGGCCCTTGGGGGAGTCGTGTATACGGCGACCTTCAGCCTGCTATGGCCCCATACCCCGCGACCGGTTCTGGATGTGACTCACGGGCTGGCCCTCTTGTGGACACCCGGTGCCATTCTTCTCATCGAGGCCCTGGCGGTTATCGTCTTCGTCCGAATGGGAATCAGCACGGTCACGAGCGCCCGGATCACCTTTGATCTCAGGCGGCAGAAACCCTAA
- the pstB gene encoding phosphate ABC transporter ATP-binding protein PstB — MNHFENARDNERIEKAPAGAAHVQASDFSVYYRANQAVKNVHLSFSSGLVTAIIGPSGCGKSTLLRAVNRMNDLVPGCRTDGELLFDGQNIYSPSIDVVTLRRRIGMVFQKPNPFPKSIFDNVAYGPRLHRQVSQSELAEIVERSLTGAALWDEVKDRLQQNALGLSGGQQQRLCIARALAVDPEILLMDEPTSALDPRATLKIEDLIDDLRGKYTIIIVTHNMQQAARVSDFTAFMYEGSLIEYGQTTAVFTKPKEKQTEDYITGRFG, encoded by the coding sequence ATGAATCATTTTGAAAATGCGAGGGATAATGAGCGGATAGAAAAGGCCCCTGCCGGGGCCGCCCATGTCCAGGCCTCGGACTTTTCGGTTTATTACCGTGCCAACCAGGCCGTCAAGAATGTCCACCTGTCCTTCAGTAGCGGTTTGGTGACCGCCATTATCGGACCCAGTGGCTGCGGCAAAAGCACCTTGTTAAGGGCAGTGAACCGGATGAACGACCTGGTGCCGGGCTGCCGGACCGATGGGGAGCTACTGTTTGATGGCCAGAATATTTATTCGCCCAGTATTGACGTGGTCACCCTGCGGCGGCGGATCGGGATGGTCTTCCAGAAGCCCAACCCGTTCCCGAAGTCGATCTTCGACAACGTGGCCTATGGTCCTCGCCTCCACCGGCAGGTCAGCCAGAGCGAATTGGCGGAGATTGTCGAGCGCAGCCTGACCGGGGCAGCCTTATGGGATGAGGTGAAGGATCGCCTGCAACAGAATGCGCTGGGCTTGTCCGGTGGACAGCAACAACGGCTGTGTATTGCCCGGGCACTTGCGGTGGATCCCGAAATCCTGCTGATGGATGAACCCACCTCGGCCCTGGATCCAAGGGCTACCCTGAAAATCGAAGACCTGATTGACGATCTGCGCGGAAAATACACCATCATTATTGTCACGCATAACATGCAGCAGGCGGCGCGGGTGTCGGACTTTACGGCCTTTATGTACGAAGGCTCGCTGATTGAATACGGACAAACCACGGCGGTGTTTACCAAGCCGAAGGAAAAACAGACGGAAGATTATATTACGGGCCGGTTCGGGTGA
- a CDS encoding PstC family ABC transporter permease: protein MSPSQAATSGHEGSSLLLSHRARRQQRAMGILGSGFLLAVTSLSMFAVLFIFYFITRDALPFFQLQGFKQFFTSTHWYPSAATPEFGSLAIFIGSGLVTLGAALVAVPLGITAAVCLSDVLPFSVRQVVKPVIELLAAIPSVAYGFFALVVFAPLLQSQGGHMLQVASWLIGAPVAVLAIVVVSDLLTDRLATPHRSRARWTLMAGLGAAAFWGLWTLGVSLGGITVSSGTNALNVSIILGIMALPTVVSVAEDAIQATGRDLREGSYALGATRSETILRTILPAASSGIMAAVILGVMRAVGETMVVWMASGNAAQIPQPWYNMLQPVRTLTATIAGDMGEADQATGSSRFHVLFAMALCLLLFSFACNLASEWGVRRTRRKVGK, encoded by the coding sequence ATGTCCCCATCTCAAGCGGCAACCTCCGGGCACGAAGGCTCATCCCTCTTGTTGAGCCATCGTGCCCGGAGGCAGCAGCGGGCGATGGGGATTCTCGGATCCGGCTTCCTGCTGGCCGTGACCTCTCTTTCGATGTTTGCCGTCTTGTTTATTTTTTATTTCATCACCCGTGATGCCCTGCCTTTTTTTCAGTTACAGGGTTTTAAACAATTTTTTACCAGCACACACTGGTATCCCTCGGCGGCCACTCCGGAATTCGGATCGCTTGCCATTTTTATAGGGAGCGGGCTCGTGACCCTTGGGGCGGCGCTCGTGGCGGTTCCACTCGGCATTACCGCCGCGGTATGCCTGAGTGATGTGCTTCCTTTTTCAGTGAGACAGGTGGTTAAGCCGGTGATTGAGCTGCTGGCCGCCATTCCCTCGGTCGCCTATGGTTTTTTTGCTCTGGTGGTGTTTGCCCCTCTGCTGCAGTCGCAAGGCGGGCACATGCTTCAGGTGGCCAGCTGGCTCATCGGCGCCCCGGTGGCTGTACTCGCCATCGTGGTGGTCAGTGACCTGCTGACCGACCGCCTGGCGACACCTCACCGCTCCCGGGCGCGGTGGACCTTAATGGCCGGCCTGGGCGCGGCCGCCTTCTGGGGACTCTGGACTCTCGGGGTGTCACTGGGCGGCATCACGGTCAGCAGCGGAACCAACGCGTTAAACGTCTCCATCATCCTTGGCATTATGGCCCTGCCCACGGTCGTGAGTGTGGCGGAGGACGCCATCCAGGCGACCGGCCGTGACCTGCGGGAAGGGAGCTACGCGCTGGGGGCCACCCGGTCTGAAACCATTCTCAGAACCATTCTCCCGGCGGCCAGCAGCGGCATTATGGCGGCGGTCATTTTAGGCGTGATGCGCGCCGTGGGTGAAACCATGGTGGTCTGGATGGCCTCTGGCAACGCCGCTCAGATCCCTCAGCCCTGGTATAATATGCTCCAACCGGTCCGCACCCTGACGGCCACGATCGCGGGGGATATGGGTGAGGCGGACCAGGCCACCGGCTCCTCGCGGTTCCATGTGCTTTTCGCCATGGCCCTTTGCCTGCTGCTTTTTTCGTTTGCCTGCAATCTCGCCAGCGAATGGGGCGTGAGACGCACCCGCCGGAAAGTGGGGAAATAA
- a CDS encoding ATP-binding protein has translation MKLSEIWLEIEAVDVNASMLDVFDLFRNHSDWPFLPIVDAGNRVLGVVREYDLKSHAYAQFGRDLVKRQTVQQFLKPTLVLPSEITRKELLDSSAQNPNPDGIVLTARGKYRAVLLNRAVLRVFEKHHLETEVQLVQAQKMEAIGTLAGGIAHDLNNILTPILGYAELMSVMQKRGEPIEQDFIDQISVSAMRAREIVKQILAFSRHQSNEYGQVNLEPVIKDAVRLITSSLPSTIDIELHLNVESDQVMANADEMHRVIMNLCTNAYHAMRERGGLMQISLDRHQGPVLGWSMRAELLLGEFLRLSVADTGTGIPPGMVSRIFEPFFTTKKQNEGTGLGLSVVHGIMSRCGGFVSVESVVGKGSQFHLYFPVLKNQPQGSTARVTVTNEVDQVSQLARRPKTRILFVDDEFAVTRLASKILPKYGITVVTENDSHKALGLFRQHAMDFDLLVTDQTMPGLTGVNLAKEVLQIRPDLPVILCTGYSEAVSPEQARIAGVCEYMLKPPDFRQMAASIQKLAIPVTA, from the coding sequence ATGAAGTTGAGCGAAATCTGGCTGGAGATTGAGGCCGTTGATGTCAATGCGTCCATGCTGGACGTCTTTGATCTGTTTCGCAATCACAGCGATTGGCCCTTTCTGCCGATAGTGGATGCGGGAAACCGCGTGTTGGGCGTGGTGCGGGAATATGACCTGAAAAGCCACGCCTACGCACAGTTTGGCCGCGATCTTGTCAAAAGGCAGACGGTGCAGCAGTTCTTGAAACCCACTCTGGTCTTGCCGTCGGAAATCACCAGGAAAGAACTTCTGGATTCCTCGGCACAGAACCCCAACCCGGATGGCATTGTCCTGACGGCTCGCGGGAAGTACCGGGCGGTACTGCTGAACCGGGCGGTCTTGCGGGTTTTTGAAAAACACCACCTCGAAACCGAGGTTCAACTGGTCCAGGCTCAGAAAATGGAAGCCATTGGCACCCTGGCGGGTGGGATTGCTCACGATCTGAATAACATCCTCACCCCTATCCTGGGATATGCCGAGCTCATGAGTGTCATGCAGAAGAGGGGGGAACCCATCGAGCAGGATTTCATCGATCAGATTTCCGTCAGTGCCATGCGTGCGCGGGAAATTGTGAAGCAGATACTGGCGTTTAGTCGCCATCAGAGTAACGAATATGGTCAGGTGAACCTGGAGCCTGTAATCAAGGATGCGGTGCGGTTAATCACTTCCTCCCTGCCCTCCACCATTGATATTGAACTGCACTTGAATGTCGAGAGCGATCAGGTGATGGCGAACGCTGATGAAATGCACCGGGTCATTATGAATCTCTGTACCAATGCCTACCATGCCATGCGCGAGCGGGGCGGTCTGATGCAGATTTCGTTGGACCGCCACCAGGGGCCGGTACTCGGTTGGTCCATGCGGGCGGAGCTTCTGCTGGGGGAGTTCCTGCGTCTTTCCGTCGCGGATACGGGAACGGGGATTCCCCCCGGCATGGTATCGCGCATCTTTGAGCCATTCTTTACGACGAAAAAGCAAAATGAGGGCACCGGGCTGGGTTTGTCCGTTGTGCATGGTATCATGTCGCGCTGTGGAGGATTTGTCTCTGTAGAAAGTGTCGTTGGAAAGGGATCCCAGTTTCATCTCTATTTCCCCGTCTTGAAGAATCAACCGCAAGGAAGCACTGCACGGGTGACCGTTACGAATGAAGTGGACCAGGTCTCCCAGCTTGCCCGCAGACCGAAGACCCGAATTCTTTTCGTGGACGATGAGTTTGCCGTTACCCGCCTGGCCAGCAAGATCCTGCCCAAGTATGGGATTACGGTGGTGACGGAGAATGATAGTCACAAGGCGCTGGGGCTGTTTCGCCAGCATGCCATGGACTTTGATCTGCTGGTGACCGATCAGACCATGCCGGGCCTGACGGGGGTGAACCTGGCAAAAGAAGTCCTGCAAATACGCCCGGATCTGCCCGTGATTCTCTGTACGGGATACAGCGAAGCCGTGTCACCTGAACAGGCCAGAATAGCGGGAGTGTGCGAATACATGCTCAAGCCGCCCGACTTCAGGCAGATGGCGGCTTCCATTCAAAAACTGGCAATCCCAGTTACCGCTTAA
- a CDS encoding transposase, producing the protein MRSSRIVEEESAYYHVWSRVVDRRMVFDDDEKERFRKTLRAVASFSGIRIMTYVVLDNHFHALSYVPKREEVSDTELLRRLLFLYDKTVVENIGSHLACLRAAGNHVAADARKREFTYRMYDLGEFVKTLKQRVSMSYNKRHQRKGTLWEERFKSALIEGTSRTLSAMAAYIDLNPIRAGIVKDPKDYRYSGYGEAMGGSKEAREALIVVMKDSDVPEGWAAVAARYRHLLFVKGEEKGIRADGQPMKKGISPEAVEEVIANTGKLPLSEILRSRIRYFTDGAIIGSRVFVEDAFCRHREHFSAKRDTGARPMKGADFGDMFTARQLRVDLYGAGALG; encoded by the coding sequence ATGCGCAGTTCGAGAATAGTCGAGGAGGAATCGGCCTATTACCATGTCTGGTCGAGAGTGGTGGACCGGAGGATGGTGTTTGATGACGACGAGAAGGAGCGATTCCGGAAGACACTTCGAGCGGTGGCATCATTTTCCGGGATCCGGATCATGACGTACGTGGTGCTGGACAACCATTTTCACGCTCTTTCATATGTGCCTAAACGGGAAGAGGTTAGCGATACAGAACTATTGAGGCGATTATTGTTTCTGTACGACAAAACAGTGGTGGAGAACATCGGGTCACACCTGGCATGCTTGAGGGCAGCGGGGAATCATGTGGCAGCTGATGCACGGAAACGGGAATTCACCTACCGGATGTATGACTTGGGCGAATTTGTAAAGACGCTGAAACAGCGGGTGAGCATGTCATACAACAAGCGCCACCAGCGGAAGGGGACGTTGTGGGAGGAACGGTTCAAGAGTGCGCTGATAGAAGGGACCTCGCGGACGCTAAGCGCCATGGCCGCGTATATTGATTTGAATCCGATCAGGGCTGGGATCGTAAAGGATCCGAAAGACTATAGGTATAGCGGCTATGGGGAGGCGATGGGTGGATCAAAAGAGGCGAGAGAAGCGCTGATAGTGGTGATGAAGGATAGCGATGTTCCTGAAGGGTGGGCAGCTGTTGCCGCCCGCTACCGACACTTACTGTTCGTAAAAGGCGAGGAGAAGGGAATTCGCGCCGATGGACAGCCGATGAAGAAAGGGATTAGTCCGGAGGCAGTAGAAGAGGTGATCGCGAATACGGGCAAGCTACCTCTGAGTGAGATCCTGCGCAGTCGGATCCGGTATTTCACGGATGGAGCGATCATCGGGAGCCGGGTATTTGTAGAGGACGCGTTTTGCAGGCATCGGGAGCATTTTAGTGCCAAACGGGATACGGGAGCCCGTCCGATGAAGGGGGCGGACTTTGGGGACATGTTTACGGCGCGTCAGTTGAGAGTGGATCTGTATGGGGCTGGCGCACTCGGCTGA
- the phoU gene encoding phosphate signaling complex protein PhoU — MRIHFQREIDKLKRQILEMCANVEDSVSDAVKAVETRDASLAKSVLEHENQTNAREVDVEEECLKILALHQPVAADLRYLIAVLKINHDLERIGDLAAHIAQGALLLCDMPPIDIPLQLGEMADTSQSMLKKVLDAFVNEDLAAARGIRLADSQLDSLNRTMATRLKAEITRRPEHLEALLKLMHISRHLERIGDHATNIAEDLIYLIEGKIVRHTLEPQS, encoded by the coding sequence ATGAGAATTCATTTTCAACGTGAGATTGACAAGCTGAAGCGACAGATCCTTGAAATGTGTGCCAATGTCGAGGACTCGGTCTCGGATGCGGTGAAAGCTGTGGAGACCCGTGACGCCTCCCTGGCGAAGTCGGTGCTCGAGCACGAAAACCAGACCAACGCCCGGGAAGTGGACGTCGAAGAGGAGTGCCTTAAAATTCTGGCCCTTCATCAACCGGTGGCGGCTGATCTCCGGTACCTGATCGCCGTCCTGAAAATCAATCATGATCTGGAGCGAATCGGCGATCTGGCGGCCCACATTGCCCAGGGAGCCCTGCTCTTATGCGATATGCCACCCATTGATATCCCGCTACAACTGGGTGAGATGGCTGATACGTCCCAATCGATGCTGAAAAAAGTGCTGGATGCCTTTGTCAACGAGGATCTCGCCGCGGCGCGCGGGATCCGCCTGGCGGATTCGCAGCTGGACTCCCTAAACCGCACGATGGCCACCCGCCTCAAGGCGGAGATTACCCGCCGGCCTGAACACCTGGAAGCGTTGCTCAAGCTTATGCATATCTCCCGGCATTTGGAGCGAATTGGGGATCATGCCACGAATATTGCCGAGGACTTGATCTACTTGATTGAAGGTAAAATTGTCCGCCATACCCTTGAGCCGCAATCCTAA
- a CDS encoding phosphate ABC transporter substrate-binding protein, whose translation MNKITKIVSMMAAVGMGVGAAGAGDANSIVVDGSTTVGPVAKAFAEYYMGKHQNVNITVSESGSGNGAKSLINAACDVATMSRPLKNSEKKAAQEAGVLAIEHIVALDGLAVIVHPSNSRGNLTIEQIRDIYTGAITNWKELGGPDQKIVVISRDTNSGTYESFNTLVLKDAKLKGGAEYVGSGGAVRQRVLSTEAAIGYVGLAFTEGVKTLQVNGIAPTAETVVSKTYPIARPLYMYTNGRPKEGTALYDFVNLCKTDEGKRIIEDTGYVPVK comes from the coding sequence ATGAACAAAATTACAAAAATAGTGTCGATGATGGCGGCAGTGGGAATGGGTGTCGGAGCGGCAGGTGCCGGAGACGCTAACTCGATTGTGGTGGATGGGTCAACCACGGTGGGCCCGGTGGCCAAGGCGTTCGCCGAGTATTACATGGGTAAACACCAGAATGTGAACATTACGGTGAGCGAATCAGGCAGCGGCAATGGGGCTAAAAGCCTGATTAATGCGGCCTGTGACGTGGCCACCATGTCCCGCCCGCTGAAGAACTCGGAGAAAAAGGCGGCCCAGGAGGCGGGCGTCCTCGCCATCGAGCATATCGTGGCGTTGGACGGTCTGGCGGTCATCGTGCACCCTTCGAATTCCCGCGGCAATCTCACGATTGAGCAGATCCGGGATATCTACACGGGCGCGATCACCAACTGGAAAGAACTCGGCGGTCCGGATCAGAAGATTGTGGTGATCAGCCGTGATACCAACAGCGGTACCTACGAGAGCTTCAACACGCTGGTGCTGAAGGATGCCAAACTCAAGGGCGGTGCGGAATATGTTGGCAGCGGTGGCGCCGTCCGCCAGCGCGTGTTGAGCACCGAAGCGGCCATCGGCTATGTCGGACTCGCCTTCACGGAGGGCGTCAAGACGTTGCAGGTGAACGGGATCGCGCCTACGGCTGAAACGGTCGTCTCCAAGACGTACCCGATCGCCCGCCCTCTGTATATGTACACGAATGGCCGTCCGAAAGAGGGCACCGCCCTGTATGACTTCGTGAACCTGTGCAAGACCGATGAAGGTAAGCGCATCATCGAAGATACGGGTTATGTGCCGGTGAAGTAA
- the pstA gene encoding phosphate ABC transporter permease PstA produces MRLETRKMLDRSFTASGVLAIVLMTSALVILLAPMIVRGVGAIFFTGTIEHRRLMMEKFERGNRSSIESEMASAQAARAPAFQMVAEFEKQLETMPSAERRKVTPSFKELKKALNALLGPAPGTPRPMLMRDQFGQTRWDRAQVKLERVLYREEWDYSHPERGSVKVLKPRAEIFAGTVLAPLFPYLSANLDKMLLPHKTVYWQFLTDESYDSHFFGGIWPELLGTLYLTVGAMLFAIPMGLIAAIYLTEYAPENAFVSFLRTCISTLAGVPSIVFGLFGLAFFINTLGVSHSKSVLVGSMTLALMILPTVIRASEEAILSVPRTYKEAALSLGAGRWHTVMTIILPAALPGILTGIVISMGRAAGETAPIIFTAAVSVGKPLALWQVFSHPTPALSWNIYNLATEHEAMDEIRHVQYGLVLVLVTLVLLLNLAAILMRARVAKRLRG; encoded by the coding sequence ATGCGTCTGGAAACCCGCAAGATGCTGGACCGCTCGTTCACCGCCTCAGGGGTGCTGGCGATTGTATTGATGACCTCCGCGCTGGTGATTCTGCTGGCCCCGATGATTGTCAGGGGCGTGGGGGCCATCTTCTTTACCGGCACCATCGAACACCGGCGGCTGATGATGGAAAAGTTTGAACGGGGCAACCGCTCCTCCATCGAAAGCGAAATGGCCTCGGCCCAGGCTGCCCGCGCGCCTGCCTTCCAGATGGTGGCGGAGTTTGAAAAACAGTTGGAGACCATGCCGTCCGCCGAACGCCGGAAAGTCACGCCGTCATTCAAGGAACTGAAGAAAGCCCTCAACGCCCTTCTGGGGCCCGCCCCCGGCACCCCACGTCCCATGTTGATGCGCGATCAGTTCGGCCAGACCCGCTGGGACCGGGCCCAGGTGAAACTGGAGCGTGTGCTGTACCGGGAAGAATGGGATTACAGCCACCCTGAACGGGGAAGCGTCAAGGTGCTCAAGCCGCGGGCTGAGATTTTTGCCGGTACCGTGCTGGCCCCTCTTTTTCCATACCTTTCTGCCAACCTTGACAAGATGTTGTTGCCCCATAAAACGGTGTATTGGCAGTTTCTGACGGATGAATCCTATGACTCCCATTTTTTTGGTGGTATCTGGCCGGAATTGCTGGGCACGCTCTACCTGACGGTCGGGGCCATGCTGTTTGCCATCCCCATGGGGTTGATTGCCGCCATCTACCTGACCGAATATGCCCCCGAGAACGCCTTCGTGAGTTTCCTGCGGACCTGTATCAGCACTCTGGCCGGAGTGCCCAGCATCGTCTTTGGTCTGTTCGGCCTTGCCTTCTTCATCAACACCCTGGGCGTCTCTCATTCCAAAAGCGTGCTGGTCGGCTCCATGACCCTGGCGTTGATGATTCTGCCGACCGTAATCCGGGCGTCGGAAGAGGCCATCCTCTCGGTGCCCCGGACCTACAAGGAGGCGGCCCTGAGTCTGGGCGCCGGCCGCTGGCACACGGTCATGACCATCATTCTGCCAGCCGCCTTGCCGGGAATTCTCACCGGCATTGTGATCAGCATGGGCCGCGCGGCCGGGGAGACGGCCCCGATTATTTTTACCGCCGCCGTCAGCGTTGGCAAACCCCTTGCCCTCTGGCAGGTGTTCAGCCACCCGACGCCTGCCCTGTCCTGGAATATTTACAATCTGGCGACAGAACACGAGGCGATGGATGAAATCCGGCATGTCCAGTACGGTCTGGTGCTGGTGCTGGTCACGCTGGTGTTATTGTTGAATCTGGCCGCCATTCTGATGCGGGCCCGGGTCGCCAAGCGGCTGAGAGGATGA
- a CDS encoding putative porin, whose amino-acid sequence MKKVMAGLVLMAGVSGTCLAAETNAPAATPAPAPKTWADSITLKGDFRYRYETINDDTKKDANKETYTRQRDRIRARLAAEAKVNDRTKAVVGLSTGGNDPISGNQTLGDGGQKKDMKLDLAYIDFKAFEQNETEVSILAGKMKNPFLTMNDDLVFDGDLSPEGAAVKAQTGNDVVTLYGNAGTFWLQERDSKDAGQLLAGQGAAKFQFIPEVSLTVGASYYGFQNMEGYDVIDWENKNNSYGNSTKKGTVSGGTTNKAWATEFTPVVYFASLDMWVAGVPVSIFGQELSNTDANTLDQGHMYGVSIGKAKREGTFEVGYSHAELEKDATLGMWTDSDRWGGGTDGKGHKLYAKYQIMKNLQLGGAYFKDDKGIAKGGTDYDRMQLDLVAAF is encoded by the coding sequence ATGAAGAAAGTAATGGCAGGATTAGTATTGATGGCAGGCGTAAGCGGAACGTGCCTGGCGGCAGAGACCAATGCGCCCGCGGCCACGCCGGCACCCGCCCCGAAAACCTGGGCGGATTCAATTACCCTCAAGGGTGACTTCCGGTATCGCTACGAAACGATCAATGACGACACCAAGAAAGACGCCAACAAGGAAACCTATACACGCCAGCGCGACCGGATTCGCGCCCGCCTCGCGGCCGAAGCCAAAGTGAATGACCGGACCAAGGCTGTGGTCGGACTTTCCACCGGCGGTAATGACCCCATCTCCGGGAACCAAACCCTTGGTGATGGCGGACAGAAGAAGGACATGAAGTTGGATCTGGCGTATATCGACTTCAAGGCATTTGAGCAAAATGAGACCGAAGTGAGCATTCTGGCTGGTAAAATGAAGAATCCCTTCCTCACCATGAACGATGACCTGGTATTTGACGGGGATCTGTCTCCTGAAGGAGCTGCCGTTAAAGCCCAAACCGGGAATGATGTGGTAACGCTTTACGGGAATGCCGGCACGTTCTGGCTCCAGGAACGTGACAGCAAGGACGCGGGTCAACTGCTGGCCGGTCAAGGCGCAGCAAAATTCCAGTTCATCCCTGAAGTCTCACTGACCGTGGGTGCCAGCTACTACGGCTTCCAGAACATGGAAGGGTATGACGTGATTGACTGGGAAAACAAGAACAACTCCTACGGGAACAGCACGAAAAAGGGCACGGTCAGCGGCGGCACCACCAATAAGGCGTGGGCCACTGAGTTTACCCCCGTGGTCTACTTTGCCTCTCTTGATATGTGGGTGGCAGGCGTACCGGTCTCGATCTTCGGACAGGAACTGTCCAACACCGACGCTAATACCCTGGATCAAGGCCACATGTATGGCGTTTCCATTGGCAAGGCCAAGCGGGAAGGCACCTTTGAGGTCGGCTATAGCCATGCCGAGCTCGAAAAAGATGCCACGCTGGGCATGTGGACGGATTCCGACCGCTGGGGCGGCGGCACCGACGGCAAGGGCCACAAGCTCTATGCCAAATACCAGATCATGAAGAACCTCCAGTTGGGTGGAGCCTACTTCAAGGATGACAAGGGCATCGCCAAGGGCGGAACGGATTATGACCGGATGCAGCTGGATCTGGTGGCGGCGTTCTAA
- a CDS encoding phosphatidylserine decarboxylase: MTRHHYVDQGSSCAVREKFFGDPIVSFLYSHVREDAGWLFKALTSSRLTELLGALHFDVRPASPERMRRRLAKNLGIAFEECVDPPETLDTPRKVFERRIRYWACRPMAPDPTAISSPADARILVGSFLRTSHLYLKDKFFRYEEMFGKGKLAWYDAFQGGDFAVLRLTPDKYHFNHLPVTGLVRDVYEIDGVYQSCHPAVIIAQATPHSKNRRTVTIIDTDVPNGTQAGLVAMIEVVALMIGDIVQCYSANHYDAPAPLHVGMKVERGCPKSLFRPGSSTVVLIFQKERVQFRPDILANLRRATLSSLYSKAWGDAWVETDVPVRATIARAIQGGTL, translated from the coding sequence ATGACGCGGCATCATTACGTGGACCAGGGAAGCTCCTGTGCGGTGCGCGAAAAGTTTTTCGGCGACCCCATCGTCTCATTCCTCTACTCACATGTACGCGAAGATGCTGGCTGGCTGTTCAAAGCCCTGACCTCATCCCGGCTGACGGAACTCCTGGGAGCGCTGCATTTCGATGTCCGCCCTGCAAGTCCGGAGCGCATGCGCCGTCGTCTGGCAAAGAACCTCGGCATTGCCTTTGAGGAGTGTGTGGATCCGCCGGAAACGCTCGATACCCCCCGCAAGGTTTTTGAGCGTAGGATCCGCTACTGGGCCTGCCGCCCCATGGCGCCAGACCCTACGGCCATCAGTTCACCAGCCGATGCTCGGATTCTGGTGGGTTCCTTTCTGCGAACCTCCCATCTCTACCTCAAGGATAAATTTTTCCGGTATGAGGAGATGTTCGGGAAAGGCAAATTGGCCTGGTATGACGCCTTTCAGGGCGGCGATTTTGCGGTATTGCGCCTGACTCCCGACAAATACCACTTCAACCACCTCCCCGTAACCGGCCTGGTGCGAGATGTTTATGAAATTGACGGCGTGTATCAGTCATGCCACCCCGCCGTCATCATCGCCCAGGCGACTCCCCACTCGAAAAACCGGAGAACGGTGACCATCATTGACACCGACGTCCCAAATGGAACCCAGGCGGGATTGGTGGCCATGATCGAAGTGGTCGCACTGATGATCGGCGATATTGTCCAGTGTTATAGCGCAAATCACTATGACGCCCCCGCTCCCCTCCATGTCGGCATGAAAGTGGAACGGGGCTGCCCCAAAAGCCTGTTCCGCCCGGGGAGTTCAACCGTGGTCCTGATTTTCCAAAAAGAGCGCGTTCAATTCCGCCCTGACATCCTTGCCAACCTTCGCCGCGCCACCCTGAGCAGCCTTTACAGCAAAGCCTGGGGTGACGCGTGGGTGGAAACGGATGTCCCCGTGCGAGCCACCATCGCCCGGGCGATTCAAGGAGGGACCCTATGA